The Desulfovibrio intestinalis DNA segment TGAAAATGGCCTTTGGGGGACTGAAAATCCCCGTGTCGGCAGTTCAATTCTGTCCCTCGGCACCACGAAATTTAAGGACTCAGGTAGAAATACCCGAGTCCTTTTTTCGTTTATTCTGAACTTGTCCTTCCCCTGTCCCTTGTTTGAAATGCTGGAGCGCACCTGTGTGTGCTTCTGTCCACTCCTTCCTGCCACGCGTTCAAGCGGGTGATTCCATTTTCGCCAGTGCTGCGGCTTATCCCTCAACGCTATCCTTACGATTCGTCATAACTGTAGCTGACATCATTGGCTCGCTTTATATATTTTGCAGATATGGCCCCAGTTTGATCGCAGGCAGATCCCCGTGCACATGGTGACCAAAATGGACTGCCCCGTTACGGCTCCCTCCCCCGTAGGCTTTCCCATCCCCGCCCCACTGCTTGTTCACCCCGTTTCGGCATTTACTCTTTTGTATCGCGATACAAAATTGTTTCGGCCCCATATTTAAATTAAATTAAATTATTTCAGCATAATAAATGCAATATTGCGTATTATTTATATTTATTTTCCAGCGGTACGATTTTGTTTCACAGCAACCAGAACAAATTTGTTTTAAAATTTCCATATCTGTTCCAATTTTGCGAGATACCACCCTCACAATAATCATATTTTATACATTTATATAAGCATATTATAACAATTTCCTCCCACTATAAGCCACATGGCACGCTACCTGCAAAATCTCCAAAAACAACCCAAGTAGTACGTTTAGGCCAATGGTTGGACACATACGGTGTCGCAATATCTGGCGGCTACAAATCTTTCAGGAGAAATACTATGCAGCGTAGGGATTTTTTGAGAACGGCAGGCATCGGGGCAACAATGGCTGTAGCCGCTACAGCTGGCGTTATGAAGGCTTCGGAAGCCCACTCGGCCCCTGCTCCCATTAAATGGCGCATGCAGACCTATGCTGGCTCCGCCCTTGCGGAACACGTTATCAAGCCGCAGATAGACGCCTTCAACAAAGCCGCCAACGGCGAAATGGTTATCGAACTGTACACGTCTGACCAGCTCGTGCCCACCAGCGAATTGTTCCGCGCGGTACAAAACGGCACCATCGACGCTGCCCAGTGCGATGAAGACTCAATGTCTTCCCCGGCCGACGTGGCCATATTCGGCGCGTATTTTCCCTTTGCCACCCGCTACTCGCTGGACGTCCCCGCCCTGTTTGAAAACTGGGGCCTCAACGACATCTGGCGGCAGGCCTATGGCGAAATAGACGGCGTTGAATGGCTTGGCGCTGGCTCATGGGACCCCTGCAACTTTTCCACCACCAAGCCCATCAAAAGCCTGGCCGACCTCAAGGGCAAGCGTGTGTTCTCCTTTCCTACTGGCGGCAAGTTCATGAGCCAGTTCGGCGTTGTTCCCGTTACCCTGCCCTGGGAAGACATTCAGGTTGCCCTGCAAACGGGCGAACTGGACGGCGTGTGCTGGTCGGGCATTACCGAAGTTTACACCTCCGGCTGGGCAGACCAGTGCAAATACTACCTCACCAACAACATCTGCGGCGCATGGATTGGCTCGTACTTTGCCAACAGCAAAAAATGGGCTGCGTTGCCCGAACACCTCAAGACGCTTTTCAAGCTTACCTGCGACAGCTCGCACTACTATCGCCAGCACTGGTACTGGTGGGGTGAGGCCCACTACCGCGCCACTGGCGGCAAGATGGAGCTGACCTCCATTCCCGATGCGGAATGGAACCAGGTAGAAGCAGCGGCCCACAAATTCTGGGACGAAACCGCAAAAAGAAGTGCCCGGTGCGCCCAGGTCGTAGACATTCTTAAAAAATACAATGCTGAAATGCAGGCGGCTGGCCGTCCCTACCGGTATTAAAACCAGGGTGGTGCGTAGGGGGCTGCCTCTCCCTGCGCGCCGCCGCCCCGTACAAAGTCCATAGACTCAACGCTACAAGGAAAACACCATGCCTGGCTTCATCAAGCTCTATATTCGCTATGTGGATGCCGTTAACCGCCTTCTGGGGCGCGTTGTACTGTATTTTGTGTTCATCATGATGGCGATTTTGCTGTACTCGGCATTTTCGCGGTATTTTCTTGATTCGCCCGTTATCTGGGGCGTGGAAATGGCCCAGTTTTGCATGGTGGCCTACTACATTCTTGGTGGCGGCTTTGCCCTTTTGCTCAACTCGCACGTGCGGCTGGACGTATTTTATGCCCGCTGGTCCTGGCGCAAGCAGGCCAAGGCCGACGTGTACACCTCCATCTTTCTCGTGGGCTACCTGGGCTTTCTTTTGTACGGCTGCTTGTCCAGCACCTGGTACTCCATTGAATTCAACCAGCACAACAATACTGCCTGGGCTCCCCCCCTGGCGCCCATCAAGATCATCATGGCCGTGGGGATAAGTCTGACCCTGTTGCAGTCAATTTCTGAGTTTTTTAAGGCACTGGCGCGCTCCAGAGGCCTGATCATCGAAGAGAACGTTCCCGAAAGGCTGCTGATTGACGCTGAAATCACGCCAGACGCCTCTGCCGACTCCCCCCTCTCCCCGGTGCAAGCCAGCGCCGTAAAGGATTCACCCAAATGCTAGACTTCACGCTTACGCTTTCGCACGAAAGCACAGCCCTTCTTCTGTTTGCCTCTATGGGCCTGCTCATGCTCACAGGGCAGCGTGTTTTTGCGGCTATTGGCTTTGTGGGCGCCGTGGCCGGCGCATTGCTGTGGGGCACCGGCGGCTCGCAAATGGCTTTTAACGCCAGCATCACCCTGATGAAATGGTTCCCGATGATTTCACTGCCCCTGTTCATCTACATGGGCTATATCTTGTCAGAATCCGGCATTGCCAACGATCTTTACCGCATGTTCCACGTGTGGATGGGCGGTCTGCCCGGTGGCCTTGCCCTTGGCACGGTGGGCCTGATGGTGGCCGTTTCGGCCATGAACGGCCTTAGTGTGGCGGGCCTTGCCATCGGCGCAAGCATCGCCATGCCAGAAATGCTCAAACGCGGGTATGACAAGCGTATGGTCTCGGGCATTATTCAGGCTGGCAGTACCATTGGTCTCATGATGCCGCCCAGTGTGGTTCTGGTACTGTACGGCATGATAGCCCGCCAGCCTGTCAGCACGCTGTGGCTGGCGGGCATCGGCCCCGCATTGCTGCTGGCCCTGATGCTCACGATCTATATTGTTATCCGTTGCAAGCTCAATCCCGCGTTGGCCCCGGCCCTTTCCAAAGAAGAACTGGCCAGCATCAGCCCCGCCGAAAAGCGTCGTCTGCTGTGGGCTGGTCTGCTGCCGCTGGTTATCATTTTTTCCGTAACCGGTTCTTTTTTGTCCGGCATGGCAAGCCTTGTGGAAAGCTCCGCAGTGGGTGCGCTTGTGGCCACGCTGGCGGCCTGGGCCAAGCGCCGCCTCACCAAGAAAGTCATGAAGGTCGCCCTGCTGCAAACCCTGAGCGTGAGCTGCATGTTCATGTGGATTATTATGGCGGCCCTGTGCTTCAGCTCTGTTTTTGACGGCCTGGGCGCAGTGCATGCCATCAAGACGCTCTTTCTGGACGGCTGGCACCTCAGCCCCTGGGGCGTGCTGATTATCATGCAGATTTCCTTTCTGCTGCTGGGCATGTTTCTGGACGATACAGCCATGCTCATTATTGTGGCTCCCCTGTACATCCCTCTGGTCAAATCGCTGGGCTTCGACCCCATCTGGTACGGCGTGCTGTACACCATTACCTGCCAGGTCGCCTATATGACGCCGCCGCTTGGGTACAACCTGTTTCTGATGAAAGCTATGGCCCCCAAAGATGTAACCTTGCAGGACATTTACTCATCCATCATCCCGGTAGTGTCCCTGCTGCTCCTGAGTCTGGTGCTTGTTATGGTATTCCCCAACATAGCTATGTTCCTGCCCAACATTCTCAAGTGAGGAAACTCCCGTGAACACCAACAGTCCTTTACGGGAACTGCTGGCCAAGGCGTCGCCCCTGAGGTCGGGCGACGTTTTGGCCGGTGTGGCCGCCGCTTCGGACGAAGAACGCGTACGCGCCCAGATGGCTCTGGCCGATGTGCCGCTGAAACGCTTTCTTAACGAAGCCGTTATCCCTTACGAAGAAGATGAAGTAACCCGCCTGATCCTAGATTCGCACGATGCAGAGGCCTTTGCTCCGGTGAGTTCTTTTACCGTGGGGCAGCTGCGCGACTGGCTGCTCACTGACGAGGCGGACGCAAACACTCTGGCCGCTCTGGCTCCCGGCCTTACCCCCGAAATGGTGGCCGCCGCCAGCAAGCTCATGCGCCTGCAAGACCTTATTCTTGTCGGCTCCAAATGCAGGGTGGTCACACGTTTTCGTAATACCATCGGGCTTGGCGGACATTTTTCTACCCGTCTGCAGCCCAATCACCCCACAGATGATGCGCGCGGCATTCTGGCCTCAACCATTGACGGCCTGTACTACGGCTCCGGCGATGCGGTTATCGGCATCAATCCGGCGACTGACAGCCTTGAGAACATCACCCGCCTGCTCTACCTGCTCGCCGAACTGATTGCCCGTTACGACATCCCCACCCAGAGCTGCGTACTGACCCACGTAACCAACGCTCTGGTGCTGGTGGAGCGCGGCGCTCCCATTGACCTGTGCTTCCAGTCCATTGCCGGAACAGAAAAAGCCAACGCCAGCTTTGGCATCAACCTGAACATGCTGGACGAAGCCCACAAAGCCACCCTGGAACTGAAGCGCGGCACCGTGGGCAACAACGTCATGTACTTTGAAACCGGGCAAGGCAGTGCCC contains these protein-coding regions:
- a CDS encoding TRAP transporter small permease subunit translates to MPGFIKLYIRYVDAVNRLLGRVVLYFVFIMMAILLYSAFSRYFLDSPVIWGVEMAQFCMVAYYILGGGFALLLNSHVRLDVFYARWSWRKQAKADVYTSIFLVGYLGFLLYGCLSSTWYSIEFNQHNNTAWAPPLAPIKIIMAVGISLTLLQSISEFFKALARSRGLIIEENVPERLLIDAEITPDASADSPLSPVQASAVKDSPKC
- a CDS encoding TRAP transporter large permease — translated: MLDFTLTLSHESTALLLFASMGLLMLTGQRVFAAIGFVGAVAGALLWGTGGSQMAFNASITLMKWFPMISLPLFIYMGYILSESGIANDLYRMFHVWMGGLPGGLALGTVGLMVAVSAMNGLSVAGLAIGASIAMPEMLKRGYDKRMVSGIIQAGSTIGLMMPPSVVLVLYGMIARQPVSTLWLAGIGPALLLALMLTIYIVIRCKLNPALAPALSKEELASISPAEKRRLLWAGLLPLVIIFSVTGSFLSGMASLVESSAVGALVATLAAWAKRRLTKKVMKVALLQTLSVSCMFMWIIMAALCFSSVFDGLGAVHAIKTLFLDGWHLSPWGVLIIMQISFLLLGMFLDDTAMLIIVAPLYIPLVKSLGFDPIWYGVLYTITCQVAYMTPPLGYNLFLMKAMAPKDVTLQDIYSSIIPVVSLLLLSLVLVMVFPNIAMFLPNILK
- a CDS encoding TRAP transporter substrate-binding protein, whose product is MQRRDFLRTAGIGATMAVAATAGVMKASEAHSAPAPIKWRMQTYAGSALAEHVIKPQIDAFNKAANGEMVIELYTSDQLVPTSELFRAVQNGTIDAAQCDEDSMSSPADVAIFGAYFPFATRYSLDVPALFENWGLNDIWRQAYGEIDGVEWLGAGSWDPCNFSTTKPIKSLADLKGKRVFSFPTGGKFMSQFGVVPVTLPWEDIQVALQTGELDGVCWSGITEVYTSGWADQCKYYLTNNICGAWIGSYFANSKKWAALPEHLKTLFKLTCDSSHYYRQHWYWWGEAHYRATGGKMELTSIPDAEWNQVEAAAHKFWDETAKRSARCAQVVDILKKYNAEMQAAGRPYRY
- a CDS encoding ethanolamine ammonia-lyase subunit EutB; the protein is MNTNSPLRELLAKASPLRSGDVLAGVAAASDEERVRAQMALADVPLKRFLNEAVIPYEEDEVTRLILDSHDAEAFAPVSSFTVGQLRDWLLTDEADANTLAALAPGLTPEMVAAASKLMRLQDLILVGSKCRVVTRFRNTIGLGGHFSTRLQPNHPTDDARGILASTIDGLYYGSGDAVIGINPATDSLENITRLLYLLAELIARYDIPTQSCVLTHVTNALVLVERGAPIDLCFQSIAGTEKANASFGINLNMLDEAHKATLELKRGTVGNNVMYFETGQGSALSANAYFGVDQQTIECRAYAVARPFNPLLVNTVVGFIGPEYLFNGKQIIRAGLEDHCCGKLLGLPMGVDICYTNHADADQDDMDALLTLLGSAGCNFIMGIPGADDIMLNYQSTSFHDAAYLRKLLNKRPAPEFEKWLEEMGIHDCEGSLLPPGGKLHALEEKVRMG